The following coding sequences lie in one Flavobacterium sp. 20NA77.7 genomic window:
- the rsmA gene encoding 16S rRNA (adenine(1518)-N(6)/adenine(1519)-N(6))-dimethyltransferase RsmA: MSVKAKKHLGQHFLKEESIAKNIADSLTLSGYDTVLEIGPGMGVLTKYLLEKPVTTYVIEIDNESVDYLQTHYLHLADKIIGQDFLKYDLNQVFGTKPFAIIGNFPYNISTQIVFKTLEMRNQIPEFSGMFQKEVAERICSKKGSKVYGILSVLAQAFYDCEYLFTVPPSVFNPPPKVDSGVMRMIRKKDFKLDCNDKLLFTVVKTAFNQRRKTLRNSLKSLNLSEKLQEDSIFALRPEQLAVEDFIHLTQKIAADGI, translated from the coding sequence ATGTCTGTAAAAGCAAAAAAACACTTAGGCCAACATTTCTTAAAAGAGGAAAGTATTGCAAAAAACATTGCCGATAGTCTTACGCTTTCTGGCTATGACACCGTTTTAGAAATTGGTCCAGGAATGGGTGTGCTAACGAAATATCTATTAGAAAAACCTGTAACTACCTATGTAATCGAAATTGATAATGAATCGGTAGACTATTTACAGACGCATTATTTGCATTTAGCAGATAAAATAATTGGACAAGATTTTTTAAAATACGACCTCAATCAAGTTTTTGGGACTAAGCCTTTTGCTATCATTGGTAACTTTCCCTATAATATTTCTACTCAAATAGTATTCAAAACTCTTGAAATGCGAAATCAAATTCCGGAATTTTCGGGTATGTTTCAAAAGGAAGTTGCTGAGCGTATTTGTTCAAAAAAAGGAAGTAAAGTTTATGGTATTTTGTCGGTATTAGCACAAGCATTTTATGATTGTGAGTACCTGTTTACTGTTCCGCCAAGCGTGTTTAACCCGCCTCCAAAAGTAGATTCGGGCGTGATGCGTATGATTAGAAAAAAAGATTTTAAGCTTGACTGTAATGACAAATTATTATTCACTGTAGTCAAAACAGCCTTTAACCAACGCAGAAAAACATTAAGAAATAGCTTAAAAAGTTTAAACTTATCGGAAAAGTTGCAAGAAGATAGTATCTTTGCACTGCGACCAGAGCAATTAGCTGTTGAAGATTTTATTCATTTAACCCAAAAAATAGCAGCCGATGGAATTTAA
- a CDS encoding quinol:cytochrome C oxidoreductase gives MYQFSSRLKTFSFILMVVGILGIGYGFFTTPKTDEDIENILKEQEAHHGGAHHESHATASASHSQEHATTHEVTAHEEKDSMHHEIAQVADSTEVSHDSTAVAVLPVADHHDSDVVVTKAKEIHVDHDAEHKEHIAHVKHQLQNKPWSALYVACIFFMLIAVGALAFYAIQWAAQAGWSPIVFRVMESVSSYLLPGSIIFIILLVLASLHFGYNHMFVWMDADVVKEDHLIQGKSGFLNIPFFLIRAVIFLAGWNLYRYISRKNSIALDQTKDLSFFKKNYKAAAAFLVFFIVSESIMSWDWIMSVDPHWYSTLFGWYVFASFFVSGITVITLITLYLKSKGLLEQVNKSHIHDLAKFMFGISIFWTYLWFSQFMLIWYSDIPEEVTYFITRIEHYNLPFFGMVAMNFLFPLLILMNADFKRLTWVIVMAGVVILAGHYLDFYNMIMPATVGDQWFIGVSEISSVMFFLGLFIFVVFTALTKAPLVSEGNPYIEESKHFHY, from the coding sequence ATGTACCAGTTTTCAAGTAGATTAAAAACGTTTTCATTTATCCTGATGGTTGTAGGTATTTTAGGAATCGGTTATGGTTTCTTTACTACGCCTAAAACAGATGAAGATATTGAAAATATATTAAAAGAGCAAGAAGCACACCACGGTGGTGCACATCATGAATCTCATGCTACGGCATCTGCTTCTCATTCACAAGAACATGCTACGACACATGAAGTAACTGCTCATGAAGAAAAAGATTCAATGCATCATGAAATAGCTCAAGTAGCTGATTCTACAGAAGTTTCTCATGATTCTACAGCTGTTGCAGTACTTCCAGTTGCAGATCATCATGATAGCGACGTGGTAGTTACTAAAGCAAAAGAAATACATGTAGACCATGATGCGGAGCACAAAGAGCATATTGCTCATGTGAAACACCAATTGCAAAACAAGCCTTGGTCAGCATTATATGTTGCTTGTATTTTCTTCATGTTAATTGCTGTTGGCGCATTGGCATTTTATGCTATTCAATGGGCAGCTCAAGCGGGGTGGTCTCCAATAGTATTTAGAGTAATGGAAAGTGTTTCTAGTTATTTATTACCTGGTTCAATTATTTTTATTATTTTATTGGTATTAGCTTCACTGCATTTTGGTTACAATCATATGTTTGTATGGATGGACGCAGATGTTGTTAAAGAAGATCATTTAATTCAAGGAAAATCAGGGTTTTTAAATATTCCATTCTTCTTAATAAGAGCTGTAATCTTTTTAGCGGGTTGGAATCTTTATAGATATATTTCTAGAAAAAATTCAATTGCTTTAGATCAAACAAAAGATTTAAGCTTCTTTAAGAAAAATTACAAAGCTGCAGCGGCTTTCTTAGTTTTCTTTATTGTTTCAGAATCTATTATGTCATGGGATTGGATTATGTCAGTAGATCCACACTGGTATAGTACATTGTTTGGATGGTATGTGTTTGCTAGCTTTTTTGTAAGTGGTATTACGGTAATTACATTAATTACGTTATATCTTAAATCAAAAGGTTTATTAGAACAAGTAAATAAAAGTCACATACATGATTTAGCTAAATTTATGTTTGGAATTAGTATTTTCTGGACCTATTTATGGTTCTCACAATTTATGTTGATTTGGTATTCAGATATACCAGAGGAAGTTACTTATTTCATCACAAGAATTGAACATTATAACTTACCTTTCTTCGGCATGGTAGCTATGAATTTCTTATTCCCATTATTAATTTTAATGAATGCTGATTTCAAGCGATTAACTTGGGTTATTGTAATGGCTGGGGTTGTAATTTTAGCAGGTCACTATTTAGATTTCTATAACATGATTATGCCTGCAACAGTAGGTGATCAATGGTTTATTGGTGTGTCTGAAATCAGCTCAGTAATGTTCTTCTTAGGGTTGTTTATATTTGTGGTATTTACTGCACTTACCAAAGCACCTCTTGTTTCAGAAGGAAATCCATATATCGAGGAAAGCAAACATTTTCATTATTAA
- the ruvB gene encoding Holliday junction branch migration DNA helicase RuvB — MNEHLDPTQANFSPQDLDIERALRPLSFDDFAGQEHVLENLKIFVKAANLRGEALDHALFHGPPGLGKTTLATILANELGVGIKITSGPVLDKPGDLAGLLTNLEPRDVLFIDEIHRLSPVVEEYLYSAMEDYKIDIMIESGPNARTVQINLNPFTLVGATTRSGLLTAPMRARFGIQSRLQYYNKELLATIIERSASILNVPIDLEAAIEIAGRSRGTPRIANSLLRRVRDFAQIKGNGSIDTEIARYALKALHVDAHGLDEMDNKILTTIIDKFKGGPVGLTTLATAVGENGETLEEVYEPFLIQEGFLMRTPRGREVTEKAYKHLGKINTNIQGGLF, encoded by the coding sequence ATGAACGAACATTTAGATCCAACCCAAGCTAATTTTTCTCCTCAAGATTTAGACATTGAGCGCGCTTTACGTCCCCTTAGTTTTGATGATTTTGCAGGACAAGAACACGTCCTTGAAAACTTAAAAATATTTGTAAAAGCCGCTAATCTTAGAGGCGAAGCCTTAGATCATGCGCTTTTTCACGGTCCTCCGGGTTTAGGTAAAACTACCTTAGCAACTATTTTAGCAAACGAACTAGGAGTAGGCATTAAGATTACTTCGGGACCTGTACTCGATAAACCAGGTGATTTGGCGGGTTTGTTAACAAATTTAGAACCTCGAGATGTTTTATTTATAGATGAAATTCATAGATTATCTCCCGTAGTAGAAGAATATTTGTACTCCGCTATGGAAGATTATAAAATTGACATTATGATAGAAAGTGGACCTAATGCACGTACGGTCCAAATCAATTTAAATCCGTTTACACTTGTAGGAGCTACTACACGTTCTGGGTTATTAACTGCACCAATGCGTGCACGTTTTGGTATTCAAAGCAGGTTGCAGTATTACAACAAAGAATTATTGGCTACTATTATAGAACGCAGCGCGTCTATTCTTAATGTACCTATAGATCTTGAGGCGGCTATCGAAATTGCAGGACGTAGTAGAGGAACACCTCGTATTGCTAATTCGCTATTGCGAAGAGTGCGCGATTTTGCCCAAATTAAGGGGAATGGTTCTATAGATACCGAAATTGCACGTTATGCGCTCAAGGCACTTCACGTAGATGCGCACGGTCTTGATGAAATGGATAATAAAATTTTAACTACCATTATTGATAAATTTAAAGGTGGTCCGGTGGGGCTAACGACTTTAGCTACAGCTGTAGGTGAAAATGGAGAAACATTAGAAGAAGTGTACGAACCTTTTTTAATTCAAGAAGGGTTCTTAATGCGCACCCCACGAGGCAGAGAGGTAACCGAAAAAGCATACAAGCATTTAGGGAAAATAAATACCAATATTCAAGGCGGATTGTTTTAA
- a CDS encoding LacI family DNA-binding transcriptional regulator: protein MKNITLKQIAETLGISITTVSKALKGYTDVNENTRKSVLELAERLQYTPNSFAVNLRTQESKTIGLVIPEVVHHFFSNVIRGIIEEAEKNGYLVIILQSSESVASEKKQIELLLQKRVDGIIISLSNESNNESYFSQIMERKIPLVQFDKISKLIPSSKVIINDQKAAYSAVSHLIAKGCKKIAHIRGPVNPQNAIDRFLGYKKALEDHNISFDPKLVYTCTDVTFEEGKSFAKQILASHPDIDGIFAITDLVAVGVLAYFNDHKIRVPEDIKLIGFSNWFMSQVVSPKLSTVDQPSFEMGKQSFHLLLEEINAKKDGLSFTPKTIELDTTIIEREST from the coding sequence ATGAAAAACATAACGCTAAAACAAATTGCGGAAACATTAGGTATATCCATAACTACGGTTTCAAAAGCCTTAAAAGGATATACCGATGTGAATGAAAACACAAGAAAGTCGGTTTTAGAATTGGCCGAACGTCTTCAATATACGCCAAATAGTTTTGCGGTAAACCTTCGCACACAAGAATCTAAAACCATTGGGCTTGTAATTCCTGAAGTGGTACACCATTTTTTTTCAAACGTAATTAGAGGCATTATTGAAGAAGCAGAAAAAAACGGGTATTTAGTTATCATTTTACAAAGTAGTGAATCTGTAGCTTCAGAAAAAAAACAGATTGAATTATTATTACAAAAACGTGTAGATGGAATTATTATCTCTCTTTCTAATGAGTCTAATAATGAGTCTTATTTTTCACAAATTATGGAACGAAAAATTCCATTGGTGCAATTTGATAAAATTTCCAAACTTATTCCTAGTTCAAAGGTTATCATTAATGATCAAAAAGCGGCCTATTCTGCCGTTTCGCATTTAATTGCAAAAGGATGTAAAAAAATTGCACATATTCGTGGGCCTGTTAATCCACAAAATGCCATTGATCGCTTTTTAGGCTATAAAAAAGCATTAGAAGATCATAACATTTCTTTTGACCCTAAATTAGTTTATACCTGCACAGATGTTACCTTTGAAGAAGGAAAAAGTTTTGCTAAACAAATTTTAGCTTCGCATCCAGATATCGATGGTATTTTTGCCATTACCGATTTAGTTGCTGTGGGTGTATTAGCCTACTTTAACGATCACAAAATTCGAGTACCCGAAGACATAAAACTTATAGGATTTAGTAATTGGTTTATGTCGCAAGTAGTTTCACCAAAATTAAGCACGGTAGATCAACCTAGTTTTGAAATGGGAAAACAGTCTTTTCACTTACTTTTAGAAGAAATAAATGCTAAGAAAGACGGTCTTTCGTTTACCCCAAAAACAATAGAATTAGACACTACAATTATTGAGCGCGAATCTACTTAG
- a CDS encoding cytochrome c oxidase subunit I translates to MSHDHGHHKETFITKYIFSIDHKMIAKQYLISGLLMGIVGIVLSLFFRMQIAWPEESFEVFKIFLGEKLAPGGVMRNDIYLALVTIHGTIMVFFVLTAGLSGTFSNLLIPLQVGARDMASGFMNMLSYWMFFVSCVIMIISLFVESGPASAGWTIYPPLSALPEAIPGSGLGMTLWLVSMAIFIASSLMGSLNYIVTVINLRTKGMTMTRLPLTVWAFFVTAIIGVISFPVLLSAALLLIFDRSFGTSFYLSDIFIKGEVLHYQGGSPVLFEHLFWFLGHPEVYIVLLPALGITSEIIATNARKPIFGYRAMVTSIIAIAFLSTIVWGHHMFVSGMNPFLGSVFTFTTLLIAIPSAVKAFNYITTLWKGNLQLNPAMLFSIGLVSTFITGGLTGIILGDSTLDINVHDTYFVVAHFHLVMGISALYGFFAGVYHWFPRMFGRMMNKTQGYIHFWVTAVCAYGVFFPMHFIGMAGLPRRYYTNSAFPLFDELADVNVLITGFAIVGSAFQLVFFWNFFYSMFYGKKAVQNPWKSNTLEWTAPVEHMHGNWPGELPEVHRWAYDYSKPGHDDDFVPQNVPMKDGEEELHH, encoded by the coding sequence ATGTCACACGATCACGGTCATCATAAAGAAACATTCATTACTAAATATATTTTTAGTATTGACCATAAAATGATTGCTAAGCAATACCTAATCTCTGGTTTGTTAATGGGGATAGTAGGGATAGTTTTATCGTTATTCTTCCGTATGCAAATTGCATGGCCAGAGGAATCATTTGAGGTATTTAAAATATTTTTAGGTGAAAAATTAGCACCAGGAGGTGTAATGCGTAATGATATTTATTTAGCATTAGTTACGATTCATGGTACCATAATGGTATTCTTTGTATTAACAGCAGGATTATCAGGTACATTTAGTAACTTGTTAATTCCATTGCAAGTAGGCGCAAGAGACATGGCATCAGGATTCATGAACATGTTGTCTTATTGGATGTTTTTTGTGTCTTGTGTTATCATGATTATTTCATTATTTGTAGAATCAGGACCTGCCTCTGCGGGTTGGACAATTTATCCACCATTATCTGCTTTACCAGAAGCTATTCCAGGCTCAGGTTTGGGTATGACGTTATGGTTAGTATCTATGGCTATATTTATTGCTTCTTCATTAATGGGATCATTAAATTATATTGTTACAGTTATTAACTTAAGAACAAAAGGAATGACTATGACAAGATTGCCATTAACAGTTTGGGCATTCTTCGTTACAGCTATTATTGGAGTTATTTCATTCCCTGTATTATTGTCCGCTGCTTTATTATTGATTTTTGATAGAAGTTTTGGTACATCATTCTATTTATCAGATATCTTTATTAAAGGAGAAGTTTTACATTATCAAGGAGGATCACCAGTATTATTTGAACATTTATTCTGGTTCTTAGGACACCCTGAAGTATATATCGTATTATTACCTGCATTAGGTATTACTTCAGAAATTATTGCTACAAATGCAAGAAAACCAATCTTTGGTTATAGAGCTATGGTAACTTCTATCATTGCTATTGCATTCTTATCAACGATTGTATGGGGTCACCACATGTTCGTTTCAGGTATGAATCCATTTTTAGGTTCTGTATTTACTTTCACAACCTTATTAATTGCAATTCCTTCTGCTGTAAAAGCATTTAACTATATCACCACCTTGTGGAAAGGTAACTTACAATTAAATCCAGCTATGTTGTTTTCAATTGGTTTAGTTTCTACTTTCATTACAGGAGGATTAACAGGAATTATTTTAGGAGACAGTACACTTGATATTAATGTACACGATACGTACTTTGTGGTTGCTCACTTCCACTTAGTAATGGGTATTTCTGCATTATATGGTTTCTTTGCTGGAGTGTACCATTGGTTCCCAAGAATGTTTGGTAGAATGATGAATAAAACACAAGGTTATATACATTTCTGGGTAACGGCTGTTTGTGCGTATGGTGTTTTCTTCCCAATGCACTTTATAGGAATGGCTGGTTTACCAAGAAGATATTATACAAATTCTGCCTTCCCGTTATTTGATGAATTAGCAGATGTGAATGTATTAATTACTGGATTTGCTATAGTAGGTTCTGCATTCCAATTGGTATTTTTCTGGAATTTCTTCTATAGCATGTTCTATGGTAAGAAAGCTGTACAAAATCCATGGAAATCGAATACACTTGAATGGACTGCTCCTGTAGAACACATGCACGGAAACTGGCCAGGCGAATTACCTGAAGTACACCGTTGGGCATATGACTATAGCAAACCAGGTCATGATGATGATTTTGTTCCTCAAAATGTTCCAATGAAAGACGGAGAAGAAGAATTACATCACTAA
- the queG gene encoding tRNA epoxyqueuosine(34) reductase QueG — MNSKFTYTNSIKEKALSLGFLSCGISKAEFLEEEAPRLEKWLNENRHGQMSYMENHFDKRLDPRLLVDGAKSVISLLFNYYPSEQQNPDSYKISKYAYGEDYHFVIKEKLKKLLQFIKEEIGEVNGRVFVDSAPVLDKAWAVKSGLGWVGKNSNLITQKVGSFYFIAELIVDLELEYDTPTTDHCGTCTACIDACPTEAIVAPYVVDGSKCISYFTIELKENLPEEMKGKFNDWMFGCDVCQDVCPWNKFATPHQEPLFYPKPELLDFTKRDWEELTQDTFAKVFKNSAVKRTKYEGLTRNISFLNKTK, encoded by the coding sequence CTGAATTCTAAATTCACATATACCAATTCAATAAAAGAAAAGGCTTTATCACTTGGCTTTTTGTCTTGTGGCATTTCTAAAGCCGAATTTTTAGAAGAAGAAGCACCGCGTTTAGAAAAATGGCTCAATGAAAATCGTCATGGGCAAATGTCTTATATGGAAAATCATTTTGACAAACGCTTAGACCCCAGATTGCTTGTTGATGGTGCAAAAAGCGTGATTTCGTTATTATTTAATTACTATCCTTCAGAACAACAAAATCCTGATAGTTACAAAATTTCAAAATATGCATATGGCGAAGATTATCATTTTGTTATTAAGGAAAAATTAAAAAAATTACTCCAGTTTATTAAGGAAGAAATAGGCGAAGTAAACGGGAGAGTTTTTGTAGATTCTGCTCCTGTTTTAGATAAGGCGTGGGCAGTAAAAAGCGGACTTGGCTGGGTGGGTAAAAACAGCAATTTAATTACACAAAAAGTGGGTTCGTTTTATTTTATTGCCGAATTAATTGTAGATCTTGAATTAGAATACGACACACCCACAACAGATCATTGTGGCACTTGCACGGCTTGTATAGATGCTTGTCCGACGGAGGCTATTGTAGCGCCTTATGTCGTTGACGGCAGTAAATGCATTTCTTATTTTACAATAGAATTAAAAGAGAATTTGCCCGAAGAAATGAAAGGCAAGTTTAACGATTGGATGTTTGGATGCGATGTGTGCCAAGACGTGTGTCCTTGGAATAAATTTGCTACACCCCATCAAGAACCTTTATTTTATCCCAAACCCGAATTACTTGATTTCACAAAAAGAGATTGGGAAGAACTTACCCAAGATACATTTGCCAAAGTGTTTAAAAATTCGGCAGTAAAACGTACAAAATATGAAGGCTTAACGCGAAATATTAGTTTTTTAAACAAGACTAAGTAG
- a CDS encoding cytochrome c oxidase subunit II has protein sequence MNSLLILIIVVLLGVAIWQLSKIFSLTQEKAAAENSEVATDKDNNVNGYLMFAFVGFIYIFTIYSLVKWGRFVLGTPASEHGTDYDNLMYISMVIIFIVQTFTQFLLHYFAFKYRGKEGQKALYFADNNKLEAIWTIIPVIVLAGLILYGLYTWNNIMNVEEGEEVINIELYAKQFSWEARYSGEDNTLGKANVRYIKDVNTLGVDMADPAAQDDKVVTELHLPVGKKVHFKMRSQDVLHSAYMPHFRAQMNCVPGMVTEFAFTPTVTTEDMRNDPKIVEKVAGINKIRTKKSAELVAKGLPALEPYTFDYLLLCNKICGASHYNMQIKIIVESEADYKKWLKEQKTIATAVKEASAPKVDPAAPATGVVVDTTKTMAQVIK, from the coding sequence ATGAACAGTTTATTGATACTTATAATTGTAGTTTTATTAGGAGTTGCGATTTGGCAATTATCTAAAATATTTAGTCTAACACAAGAAAAAGCAGCTGCTGAAAATTCAGAAGTTGCAACAGACAAAGACAATAATGTTAATGGATATTTAATGTTTGCATTTGTTGGTTTTATCTACATTTTTACGATTTATTCTCTAGTTAAGTGGGGAAGATTTGTTTTAGGTACACCAGCGTCAGAACACGGTACAGATTATGATAATTTGATGTATATATCAATGGTTATTATCTTTATTGTGCAAACGTTTACACAGTTTTTATTGCATTATTTTGCATTTAAATACAGAGGAAAAGAAGGTCAAAAAGCATTGTATTTTGCTGACAACAACAAGTTAGAAGCTATTTGGACTATTATTCCTGTAATTGTTTTAGCAGGTTTAATTCTTTATGGATTGTATACTTGGAACAATATAATGAATGTTGAAGAAGGCGAAGAAGTAATAAATATTGAATTATACGCTAAACAGTTCTCTTGGGAAGCTCGTTATTCAGGAGAAGATAACACTTTAGGTAAGGCTAATGTTAGGTATATTAAAGATGTAAATACTTTAGGTGTTGATATGGCAGATCCTGCTGCTCAAGATGATAAAGTTGTTACTGAATTACATTTACCTGTGGGTAAAAAAGTGCATTTTAAAATGCGTTCACAAGACGTGTTACACTCTGCTTATATGCCTCACTTCAGAGCACAAATGAATTGTGTGCCAGGAATGGTTACTGAATTTGCATTCACGCCAACGGTTACTACTGAGGACATGAGAAACGATCCAAAGATTGTTGAAAAAGTAGCAGGAATCAATAAAATTAGAACTAAAAAAAGCGCAGAACTTGTTGCAAAAGGATTACCCGCTTTAGAACCATACACATTTGATTACTTATTATTATGTAATAAAATTTGTGGGGCTTCACACTACAATATGCAAATTAAAATTATTGTTGAGTCTGAAGCAGATTACAAAAAATGGTTAAAAGAACAAAAAACAATCGCTACAGCTGTTAAAGAAGCATCTGCTCCTAAAGTAGATCCTGCAGCACCAGCAACGGGAGTAGTAGTAGATACTACAAAAACAATGGCTCAAGTTATTAAATAA
- a CDS encoding DUF4286 family protein, with product MLIYNVTINIDDSVHDQWLNWMKTKHIDDVLATGLFHKAKLIKVLVEEELGGTTYSVQYFTDAAEKLNDYYTYHAPRLRDEGAQLFGDKMLAFRTELEVLEEFFTRKN from the coding sequence ATGCTCATTTATAATGTAACCATCAATATAGACGACAGCGTACACGATCAATGGCTCAACTGGATGAAAACCAAGCATATTGATGACGTACTCGCTACGGGTTTATTTCACAAAGCTAAACTCATAAAAGTACTCGTTGAAGAAGAACTTGGTGGCACCACTTATTCAGTGCAGTATTTCACAGATGCTGCCGAAAAACTCAACGATTACTACACCTACCATGCCCCTCGTTTGCGTGATGAAGGTGCGCAATTATTTGGTGATAAAATGCTTGCTTTTAGAACAGAATTAGAAGTATTAGAAGAATTTTTTACCCGTAAAAACTAA
- a CDS encoding four helix bundle protein, producing the protein METKFKFEKLTIWRLAMDFAEEIYTSSSTFPKVEQFNLVSQVNRAADSIALNISEGSIEQSNKEFKRFLNYAIRSIAEVVTCLYKAKNRNYITEERFTFLYLYSFELMNKTLAFKAKLN; encoded by the coding sequence ATGGAAACGAAATTTAAATTTGAAAAATTAACTATTTGGAGGTTAGCAATGGATTTTGCAGAAGAAATTTATACATCTTCTTCAACATTTCCAAAAGTTGAGCAATTTAATTTAGTCTCCCAAGTAAACAGAGCGGCAGATTCAATTGCATTAAATATTTCTGAAGGTTCTATCGAACAATCAAATAAAGAGTTTAAAAGATTCTTGAATTATGCAATTAGATCTATTGCCGAAGTTGTAACTTGTTTATATAAAGCAAAAAACAGAAATTACATTACTGAAGAAAGATTTACTTTTTTGTATCTTTATTCTTTTGAATTAATGAATAAAACGTTGGCTTTTAAAGCTAAATTAAACTAA
- the mgtE gene encoding magnesium transporter — MEFKISKELIEQIENLIHENQSHELEQLLHDVHFADIAEIMNELEEDNAIYIFNLLDSEKTAEILLELDEEVREKILRNLSAKEIAEELDELDTDDAADIIAELPQSKKAEVISELEDVEHAKDIVDLLRYDENTAGGIMAKELVKVNENWNVLTCVKEMRQQAENVTRVHSIYVVDDEDRLKGRLSLKDLLTTSTKTPISQVYIKKVDYVKVDTKDVEVARIMQKYDLEAIPVVDELGRLVGRVTIDDIIDVIKDEADKDYQLAAGISQDVEADDSVLELTKARLPWLVLALLGGFVSVHVLGLFEPAMEGHRNLFFFTPLIAAMAGNVGVQSSAIVVQGLANNSLTGSLWNRLLKEFSLSLLNGSLLSLILILGSHFLLGFELMIGITVSIALLTVIIFASLIGTFIPIILDKYGVDPALATGPFITTSNDILGILIYFTIAKAILGF; from the coding sequence ATGGAATTTAAAATCAGTAAAGAACTTATCGAGCAAATTGAAAATTTAATTCATGAAAATCAATCTCATGAGTTAGAACAACTCTTGCATGATGTTCACTTTGCTGATATAGCCGAAATTATGAATGAGTTGGAAGAAGACAACGCCATTTATATTTTCAACTTATTAGATTCTGAAAAAACAGCCGAAATACTTCTTGAGTTAGACGAAGAAGTGCGTGAAAAAATTCTACGTAATTTATCTGCAAAAGAAATTGCCGAAGAGCTTGACGAATTAGACACTGATGACGCTGCAGATATTATTGCCGAATTGCCTCAGTCAAAAAAAGCAGAAGTAATTTCTGAATTAGAAGACGTAGAACACGCTAAAGATATTGTTGACCTTTTACGTTATGATGAAAATACTGCTGGAGGTATCATGGCTAAAGAATTGGTAAAAGTTAATGAAAATTGGAATGTCTTAACTTGCGTAAAAGAAATGCGTCAGCAAGCAGAAAATGTTACTCGTGTACACTCTATTTATGTCGTTGACGATGAAGACCGATTAAAAGGGAGATTGTCGCTAAAAGACTTACTCACAACCTCTACAAAAACACCTATAAGCCAAGTATATATAAAAAAAGTGGACTATGTAAAAGTAGATACTAAAGATGTAGAAGTAGCACGCATTATGCAAAAGTATGACTTGGAAGCCATTCCAGTTGTTGACGAATTAGGACGCTTAGTAGGACGTGTTACCATTGACGATATTATTGATGTCATCAAAGACGAAGCCGACAAAGATTACCAGTTGGCTGCGGGTATCTCACAAGACGTAGAAGCTGATGATAGTGTGCTTGAACTTACAAAAGCGCGTTTGCCTTGGCTTGTTTTGGCACTTCTTGGCGGATTTGTATCTGTGCATGTGCTAGGTTTATTTGAACCTGCTATGGAAGGACATAGAAATTTATTTTTCTTTACACCCCTTATTGCCGCTATGGCGGGTAATGTGGGTGTACAATCAAGTGCTATCGTAGTTCAAGGTCTAGCTAATAACTCGTTAACAGGCAGTCTTTGGAATCGTTTGTTAAAAGAATTTTCCTTAAGCTTATTAAACGGATCTTTATTGTCCTTAATATTGATTTTAGGAAGTCATTTTTTATTAGGCTTCGAATTAATGATAGGCATTACCGTTTCTATCGCCTTATTAACCGTAATTATTTTTGCATCGTTAATTGGCACTTTTATTCCTATTATTTTAGATAAATATGGCGTTGATCCGGCTTTAGCAACAGGACCATTTATTACTACAAGTAATGATATTTTAGGAATCTTAATTTACTTCACTATTGCTAAAGCTATTTTAGGATTTTAA